In the genome of Colletotrichum lupini chromosome 8, complete sequence, one region contains:
- a CDS encoding UBX domain-containing protein, whose translation MTSVVTGQDTLDNQLRLADHLRHPVICYQRIQPLPTFANLSRLWQAAATTAEGSFSAALLSHVALRCDQPTSALGLTPFTTSTCAFTYFHGPLNLPLDYTHRRFDILANLDLCAAPNDSMAESGDVDLGQLSASQQESLQQYTSVTNQELKDAVPLLQRSQWNVQIAIAKFFDGEGPDPVAEAMAQDIPRTEARHENLQESLLASAARPPAPRRDRPDPAPRIVPQPNTVHRPPFLIGLLLAPFSIGYSIASKVFRTVFYLLSFLPRQIRPRAITSGPGNGLRSTNGRRMLMPRDTAARFKREFEEEYGSTELPWFEGGIAQAQDLAKKDLKFLLVVLMSPEHDDTESFTRETLLNPDVVSFINDPANNVILWGGNILDSEAYQVAQEYNCTKYPFSAIICLTPKEGSTRMSIIKRLAGPMPATAYLAEAQIAINKYAPDLAGVRAERTAQEVARSLRTEQDTAYERSLAKDRERARQRREAEKAAAEAARKAEEEAEAAARREELGDKWKRWRATTMEDEPPASNKDVVRIALKMPESSGAGRIVRRFRNDTTMETLYAFVECYDVLTASEEVSEKAAVKPEGYEHEYQFRIASVMPRVVYEPSKEETMGQKIGRSGNLIVEEVSADGESDSGEEYSS comes from the exons ATGACAAGTGTCGTCACCGGGCAAGACACTCTCGACAATCAGCTGCGACTAGCGGACCATCTCAGACACCCGGTCATTTGCTACCAACGCATCCAGCCTCTC CCGACCTTTGCCAATTTATCACGACTTTGGCAGGCTGCTGCAACTACCGCGGAAGGGTCCTTCTCCGCTGCCTTGCTTAGCCACGTTGCTCTTCGCTGTGACCAGCCCACTTCCGCCCTAGGCCTGACTCCTTTCACAACGTCAACCTGCGCATTCACCTATTTCCATGGACCACTAAATCTGCCTTTGGACTATACCCATCGTCGCTTCGACATACTCGCCAATCTTGACTTGTGTGCAGCACCCAACGACAGCATGGCGGAGAGCGGAGACGTAGATTTGGGACAGCTGTCTGCAAGTCAGCAAGAGTCCCTCCAGCAATACACAAGTGTCACAAATCAGGAGCTCAAGGATGCGGTACCGCTGTTGCAGCGATCGCAATGGAACGTCCAG ATCGCCATCGCCAAGTTCTTCGACGGCGAAGGCCCTGATCCTGTCGCAGAGGCAATGGCACAGGACATCCCCCGGACAGAAGCGCGGCACGAGAACCTTCAAGAGAGTCTGCTTGCCTCTGCAGCTCGTCCACCGGCTCCTCGGAGAGATCGACCCGACCCCGCGCCGCGAATCGTTCCTCAACCGAATACAGTCCACCGTCCACCATTCCTGATCGGGTTGCTCCTGGCACCCTTCAGCATCGGTTACAGCATCGCATCTAAGGTGTTTCGGACCGTCTTCTACCTGCTCAGTTTTCTTCCCCGACAGATCCGGCCACGGGCCATCACGAGCGGGCCGGGGAATGGGCTGCGGAGTACCAATGGGCGCCGGATGCTCATGCCCCGAGACACGGCCGCACGTTTCAAGCGTGAATTCGAGGAAGAATATGGAAGCACCGAATTGCCCTGGTTCGAGGGCGGTATTGCCCAGGCACAAGACCTGGCCAAGAAGGACCTCAAGTTCTTACTTGTTGTTCTCATGTCGCCCGAACACGACGATACCGAATCTTTCACGAGGGAAACTTTATTGAACCCAGATGTTGTCAGCTTCATCAATGACCCGGCGAACAATGTTATCTTGTGGGGCGGCAACATCCTGGACTCTGAAGCGTACCAGGTCGCCCAGGAATACAACTGCACAAAGTACCCATTTTCGGCGATCATCTGCCTCACGCCCAAGGAAGGAAGCACTAGAATGAGCATCATCAAGCGGCTTGCTGGCCCGATGCCGGCTACTGCGTACCTTGCGGAAGCTCAGATTGCCATCAACAAATACGCACCAGATCTAGCAGGTGTCCGAGCAGAGAGGACAGCACAAGAGGTGGCACGCAGTCTGCGAACTGAGCAAGATACGGCCTACGAACGATCGTTGGCCAAGGACAGGGAGAGAGCGCGACAGCGGCGCGAGGCGGAAAAGGCCGCGGCAGAAGCTGCACGCAAAGCCGAGGAAGAAGCCGAAGCGGCAGCGAGGCGCGAGGAGCTTGGCGATAAGTGGAAGCGCTGGCGGGCGACGACTATGGAAGACGAGCCACCAGCCAGCAACAAGGATGTGGTACGGATTGCGCTGAAGATGCCCGAGTCGTCTGGGGCTGGAAGAATCGTGCGCCGGTTCCGCAACGACACAACGATGGAAACGCTATACGCTTTCGTGGAGTGTTACGATGTGTTGACGGCATCAGAGGAAGTGTCAGAGAAGGCGGCTGTCAAGCCCGAGGGCTACGAGCACGAGTATCAGTTCCGCATTGCATCTGTGATGCCCCGGGTGGTGTACGAACCCAGCAAGGAGGAAACGATGGGG
- a CDS encoding LSM domain-containing protein, with product MADRGSHRGGGRGGGGGGGNYRGGRGGGRGGGGGGDRGGAQGSGGDRERPKKENILDLSKYVDKQITVKFNGGREVTGTLKGYDALMNLVLDEVQEVMRDEEGNETTRSLGLIVARGTLLVLVSPVDGSEPIANPFAQPEEE from the exons ATGGCGGATAGAGGCTCACACAGAGGCGGCGGCCgaggcggaggcggaggaggaggaaactACCGCGGCGGAAGGGGAGGAggtcgcggcggcggcggcggcggcgaccgAGGCGGAGCCCAGGGCTCGGGCGGCGATCGCGAGAGGCCCAAGAAGGAGAACATCCTCGACTTGTCAAAGTATGTGGACAAGCAGATTACTGTCAAGTTCAACGGCGGGCGCGAAG TCACCGGAACGTTGAAGGGATACGATGCGCTGATGAACCTGGTGCTGGACGAGGTCCAGGAAGTCATGAGAG ACGAAGAAGGAAACGAAACGACCAGGTCCCTAGGCCTCATCGTCGCCCGCGGAaccctcctcgtcctcgtcagCCCCGTCGACGGAAGCGAGCCCATAGCGAACCCGTTTGCGCAGCCCGAGGAGGAGTGA